The segment AACGTCAGCAACCCCAAGGCCCTGGTTTTCATGCTGGCGGTGCTGCCGCAGTTCATCAATCCCCATGCGCCTTTGCTGCCACAGTACATCGCCATCGCCGCGACCATGGTTGCCGTCGACATGCTGGTGATGGCGGGCTATACCGGGCTTGCAGCCCGCGTGCTGCGGGTGCTGCGCACACCCAGGCAGCAAAAGCGCCTCAACCGTACCTTTGCCGGGCTGTTCATCGGTGCGGCCACGTTCCTGGCCACCTTGCGCCGCGCGCCGCTGTAGATCCAGGGCAGGGGGGCTGCGCCTTTTGGCTCACAGCCATCTGCTCAGGGCATTAGTGGGATTTATCGAGTCTTCTGCTTTGGCGCGCTGTCTATTCCCCAGGCACGATGATTGCAGTCATCCTGCCTGGGGCGCTGATGCCCACCCTTGAGCGCAAGCTCTTAAACAGGACTGGCGCTTACACCGAAGCGCATGCCGGCACTGCGGAGGAATCATGGACAAACCGACTCACCACTTTTCCGAATTGTTCAAGCAGCTTGGACTGGACGACGATCCGGTCGAGATCGAGCGCTTCATCACCACCCATTCGCCGCTCGACGATGATGTGAAGTTGGTCGATGCACCGTTCTGGAGTGAAGGCCAGCGTGCTTTTCTCAAGGAAAGCTACACTGCCGATGCCGACTGGATTCCCATGATCGACCAGTTGAACGAAGCACTTCATCCGGCCAAGAAATAAGTTACCCGCAGCGAAAGAGTAAGTGGCCGTGAGTCGCCCCAGTCAATGCGCCGTTACCGCCATTCAAGCGGGATAGGGTGTGGACCGTTCTGGACTCGGCTGACGGCCAGCCTTACCTGTGGCGCGTGCGGGCAAACGCGTTTCCAAGCGTTTCACTCACCGCGGATGTACTGCTCGAGCTGCAAGATCAGCCCTGCCTGCTCCGCAATGGTCTCCTTGACCAGGTCGCCAATCGACAACAGCCCCAACAGCTCACCGTTGCTCACCACCGGTAGATGGCGCAAATGCCGGTTGGTCATCAGGTTCATGCAGTATTCAAGGTTGTGCTTCGGCTCCACGGTGACCACCGGTGCGCTCATGATATCGCGCACCGGCGTGGCGGCCGACGAGCGTCCCTTGAGCACCAGCTTGCGCGCATAATCGCGTTCACTGACGATACCTACCACCTCGTTGCCTTCAACGACAGGCAATGCGCCGATGTTCATCTCGGCCAACAGTCTGAGGGCGTCGAGCACTGAGTCGTCCGGGCCGATGGTATACACGGTCTGGTGTTCGGACTTGCTCTTGAGGATTTGTTCGACGTTTTTCATGGCGGCCTCTGCGGGTGGAGGGAAACACTGGCGATGGTCATGCAAGCATTGACCACCCGACGTCGTCCGGCAATGCAGGAAACGGCATCGAGGTGATTGAAAAACGTCATGAGCATGCAGAGGGCGTTTGCCTCAACCCTCTCGGGTGATCAGTCGTCGGTGACAGTCCTCGGGGCTTAACTGCCGGCCTGCACGGGATCGAACGATGATCGTCTCGATGGGCTCGTCCGTCACGTTATCCAGCATGATCGAATGGCACTCGCCTGAACCGTACAGGAAACGCTCTCCCCACTGGCGCATGCTGATGACAATGGGGAAGGCGGCCCGCCCCATCTCGGTCAGCACATACTCCTTGTAAGCGCTCCCATCCGAAGCAGGCCGTATCTCGAACACGCCCAATTCGACCATTGCCTTGAGCTTTACGGTGAGGATGTTCTTGGCGACACCCAGTCGCTTCTGAAAATCACTGAACCGCCGTACGTCGTCAAACGCTTCGCGGATGATCATCAATACCCATCGGTCCCCAATTGCTTCAAGGGTGCGCGCCACTGGGCATTCACTGCGCGCTAGCTGTTCCTGTTTGGCCATGTTTGTCCATGAGCAGATGTTGAAAAGCGCTAACCATATGAGAAAACGTTCATGGCCAGTAGTTGCATTTAAAAACCTGTTTTGTTAAAAATCGCTGCAAGTGGTTTTCTTTTAAAACCGATTCCAAGGATGGAAGTGCATGCCGTACAGGCCAGACAGCCCGGTCAAGCGCGCGGCGACAGCCGAAGCATCTGCCAATGGCTACGACACACCGCGTAGTACCACACTCAGCTCCTCTCAGACCTTCCTCTTTGCCATTACCTGCGCAATGGCCGTGGCGAATGTCTACTTCGCCCAGCCGCTGCTCGAGTCCATGGCCAGCAGCTTGGCGGTGCCTGCCAGCACCATCGGCATCGTCGTCACGGCCACCCAGGCAGGTTATGCGGTCGGTTTGCTGTTCATCGTGCCGCTGGGCGACTTGGTCAACCGGAAAAAACTCATCCTTTGCCAAATGCTCCTCAGCGCCTTGGCCCTCTGTGCCGTAGGGCTGGCGCAGGCCTGGGCCGTGCTGCTGGGTGCGATGGTCCTGGTGGGATTGATGGCCGTGCTGGTGCAAGTGGTGGTGGCCTACGCTGCGGCACTGGCAAGCCCCGAGCAACGTGGCCAGGCCGTGGGGACGGTGACCAGTGGCGTGGTCCTGGGGATTCTGCTTGCACGTTTCGTGTCTGGCGCAATGGCCGATCTGGCCGGGTGGCGCAGCGTGTATTTCGTGTCGGCCGTGCTGATGGCGGGGATGGCCTTGGTGTTGTGGCGCACGCTGCCCGCACCTCCACGGGCTTCGGTCAGCGGCGGCTACTTTGCCCTGCTGCGTTCGGTGCTGCAGCTGTTTCTAAGCGAACGTACCCTGCGCGTGCGTGGGGTCTTCGCGTTGCTCATCTTCGCAGCCTTCAGCGTGCTCTGGACTTCCATGGTCCTGCCGCTCAGTGAGCCAGACCTTGCGCTTTCGCATACCCAAATCGGGCTGTTTGGCCTTGCCGGCGTAGCAGGGGCCCTCGCCGCAGCGAGGGCCGGGCGACTGGCAGACCGTGGCCTGGGCAATCGCACCACAGGCATTGCGCTGGCCGTGTTGACCCTGTCCTGGCTCCCGACGGCGTTTGTCCACAGCTCGCTGCTGGCAATGGTCCTGGGCGTGGTGATGCTCGACTTCGCCGTGCAGGCCGTGCACGTCACCAACCAGAGCCTGATCTTTGCTGCACGGCCGGATGCGCAAAGCAGGCTCGTTGGCGCCTACATGTGCTTCTACTCGCTGGGCAGCGGGCTCGGTGCCATCGCGGCGACCTACACCTACGCCCAGGCGGGTTGGGTCGCCGTGTGCCTGCTGGGCGCATCGATCAGTGCCGTCGCCTTGATCTACTGGCTGTGGTTGAACTTCAACGACCGATAAGTACTTGCGCTTCAACAGGTGTGCTCATTGTTTCGACACAGCCACCTGATGCCGTGCGCGCGACACCGCAACTTCAACTGACCCGAGGCACGTATGGCGCTGCACAAACTGACCGTTTCCTCCCACGGCGTCGACTTTGAACTGCCTTCCAATTCACCCCTTACGGACATCGAATGGGAGGCCGGTGGCAAGAATGTCATCCCGCTGGGTTGCCGTGTCGGGGCCTGCGGGGCGTGCCTGATCAAAGTCAAGAAAGGGCTGGACGCGTTGAATCCACGCAACGATGAGGAAACAGCATTCATAGAACTGTTGGGCTATAGCGGGGCGGACTACCGTCTGGCCTGCCAGTGCCTGATCAGAGGTGAATTGGCCATTGATGTCATTGGCTAGGCAGTGCGTTGTTCACGTCGACTCATGATGAGTGGCGTCTTGTATCAGAACCCAAAAAGAGGCTCGAATATGCTGAACCGTGTAAAGAATGTGGGCTATGGCGATCGCACACCGTTCCTCAATGCTGCTGCATCGGTCAACCTGCGTGGGGAAATCGACAGCATCATCGATGAACAGGTCGAGCAGTGGTACAAGACGGTGCCGCAAGCCGCGCACCTGGAAGGCAAGGATGTCAACAGCGCCTACTACAAGCGTCACCTGATCGAAACGGCGTGGCGTATCCGCCTGCTGCGCGTTGCCGAGGCCAAGGCATTGGTCGAGGTGGCGAAAGTCAGCCCGGAAGCTGCGCAGATCTGGGCCCACTACGAGCAGGAAGAAATGCTGCATGACGACCTGTTCATCCAGGATCTTCAGCGTGTAGGCGTCAGCCGCGAAGAATTCCTTGCCACTGAGCCCTACTTGTCCACCAAGCTGTTGGCAGGCTTCTTCTCCTACCTGCTCGACCATGAAGGTCCCCTGGGCGTCATCGCCTACTCGTACCTGGTCGAGTACGTCAACGTCAAGCTTGAGCCGCGCAAGCTCGAAGCGCTCAAGGGCTCGGTCGGCGAATCCAAGATCGCAGGTCAGATTTCCCACTCCCACACCGACATCAACGATGACCACCCAGGCGAGGTATGGGCGGCGTTGCGCTTCTTGATCAAGGGTGAGCAGGACATCGCTGCGCTCAAACGCTACCTGGCCGAGCATCAGAAAGTGCTGGCCATGTACTTCAACGAGTTGTACCTGGACACGCTGGCCAGCCCGCAAGCCAAGGTAGCCTAAGCCATGGTGCAGGCAATGAAGACGACGCGACCTGGTGTGCTGATCCTGAGCCATTGCGGCTTTTCCTTTCTGGAAGACTTGAAGTTAGAGCTGCATCGTCGTCAGCTTCGCTGCTTCGTGCTTTCTTCATTGCCGCTTCCTGAACATGTACCCGCTCGTTTGCAGCAAATCGAGTCCTGGGCAGACCGGCTCTATGTCGGCGACGCTCACCAATTGCGCAGCGACGAGGTTACCCAAACCCTCCAGCGGCTGCATGAAGCAGGCGAACAGGTCACCTGTTGCATCAGCGTGTGGGAGGGGTATCGGCACCTGATGGCGCAGGCCAACCTGTCGCTTGGCACCTACGACATTGCCCCTGAGCAAGCGCTTGCCCTGCGCAACAAGCTCGCGGTGCGTAACCAACTGGCGGCGGCCGGGCTTTCACACGTCCAGGCGCATGCACTGTCGGCACCGGTCCTGCAGGCCTTGCAGCTGGACGGCCGCCACTACTTCATCAAGCCGATCCACGGCATTGCTTCCTATGCCGCCTTCCCAATGCATCCGGACACCCGTTGGGACACGTTGGAAGCCCTGAGAGAGGCTTCGGCAAGCGACACCGTGTATGCCTCTGCCTTCAACGAAGGGCTTGAGTTCATGGCCGAGGATTACATACCCGGTAAAGAATTCAGCTTCGAGACCCTATTGCTCGATGGTCAGGTCCACGTCGTGGCCATCCATGAAAAATACGAAGTCACAGAGACCGCCGAAACGGTATTGGAAGACAGCTGCACCACACCGCCGGCCAGCCTCGATCAGGCACAGATTGCAGCCGGCCTGGCATGGCTGAATCAAGTGCTTGGCTGTCTGGCGTTGAAATGGGGCTGCTACCATATCGAAGCCAGGTTCACGGACGAGCATTGGGACCTGATCGAAGTCAATCCACGGGTTGGCGGCAGTCTGATTTCTCATAGCGTAGAAGCGGTCGCTGACGGGCACAGCATGCTGTCGCTGTGGCTGGACCTGCTATTCGCAAGCCAGGACGATGGGCCTCTGCGCGAGGCCTTCGCACATCGTCTGGACAGGCTCGGCTGGCACGCTGATGGCACCACCGCACAGACGACGGCCACGTTCTTTCGCGTCTATTTCGCCAAACCCGGCACCTTGCGTTGCGTCGAGCTGGCTACGGCCGCACCGGCGCCTAGCGTCACACACATCCTGCTCAAGGCAGGCGATGTGATTCCTGCCCATGCCCGTGAAGTGTTCCTCGGTCAGTTGCTGTGGACATTCCCGCGCACAGAGCACCCCGCTGAACTCAAGCGCTTGTCTCGTATCAGCGCAGATGCGCTCGATATCCAGTACGAAACCGAAGGCTTCTGACGCCCGCCACGCACCGGAGACAACTGACATGTCCTTGCAAAGACCCGTTTTGCTGGTTGTGGATTACAACTTGAGCCGTATTGGCGACGTTCAACACATGCGCAACCATGCCCGTGAGCGCTGGAATGCCGAAACCTGGTTGGTTCGCAGTGCTCCCCAGGCGCACGATCTGCGCATCAGCGATCGGCTGATCGACGCAGACCCGTTGGCACCGGACTTCATCCAGCGCGTGCTTGAGCAGCTAGGCGACGATGCCACGCGTGTGAGTGCTGGGATCGTGTTTTCCGACAATGCCGTAGCCAGTGGCGCTGCGCTGCTCGAACGCCTGGGTTTGCCTGTTGACGACGCCCGCCTTGCCTTGGGTGCGTTTGATAAGCTGGCTTATCGGATCAGCGAGCAGCGCATCGGGCCGATGCTCACCCAACTCGGCGTGATGGTGCCGGATTTCGAGCGCATCAGGTGCCTTGAAGACGTCCAGAACTTCGCCCAGCGTCAGACACGCGGCTTCGTCATCAAGCCCACGACCGAGGGCAATAACCGCGGCGTGGTCCTGGTCGCCCCGGGCGCAGACTGCGACCAGGCGTTTGCCGAGGTGGAGCCGTACCTGGCGAACGGCGTGCTGGCCGAAGCCTTGATACCCTTTGACCGTGAATTCTCGTACGACGGATTGGGCGAGTTGTGGTTCATCACCGAGAAAGTCAGCGCCACCGGGCGCTACCCTGTGGAAGTGGCGCAGATCCTGCCGGCCCGGCTCGACCATCAGGAGCGCATGGCCATCCGTGTGGTGGGCGAGCAGGTCAACCGATTGGTTGGCCAGCGCATCGGGCCGTTCCACAATGAGATCAAGCTCAGCGAAAAAGACTGCAACACGGCGGTGGTCGAGCCCAATCGGCGTCCTGCAGGCATGAAGATCTGGACGCTGGCTCAGGCCGTCCACGGGCTTGACTTGTATGCAGCCTGGATCGACTCGGTATTTTCGGCAGCCATACCCAAGGAGCTGCCAGAACCGACCTGTAGCGCAGCCACCCTCATGTTCGGCGTGCCCCAGGACATGACCGTCGAGGTGGCCCAACTGGGCGATGTTCATGCCCTGGTGGTGGAAACGATCGCCTGCGCAGCCCAGCAGCTGGGCATCGCGCAGGACGCCGTCGTCTTGCTCGAATGCGCTTGGGTGACCCGTGCGCGCCGTCTCGTCCATGCAACGCCCCGCGACAATAGCGACTTCGTGGCGCAGGCCTGCGTCGCGCTGCACGATACCCAGGCCGATATCCGTGATCTGGTGAGTGCGCTGCGCGAACGATGGCTGCAAGTCATGGCGCGCAGCCTGGCTGCCGAACCCCTGCTCAAGGCCGCTTGCTGAGCGACGCCCTCCACGCTTCGAGAACAATAATATGAAGATTCTGATCCTCCACCGTGTGCCTTACCCCCGAATCGAATACCACCGTGGCATTGATCATGTGCTGCACGAAGTCACCTATTTCGGTAAGCAAGCTGCAATCGACACGCTGCCTGCCGATTTGCAGTGCGAGCGGGTGGTACGAGCAGGTACCGCCAGTGCCAGCGAGGAAGCATTGGCATGGTTGTCTGATAGCCCCCAGCACTTTGATCGCATCATTTCGATGTCCGAATACGAGTTGCTCGATGCTGCGCGCTTGAGAGAAGCACTGGGCGTTGAAGGGGCGTCAGTGCAGACCGTGACCCTGGCGCGCAACAAGCTACTGATGAAGGAGGCGGTGCAGGCTCATGGCTTGCGCATACCGCGGTTCATGTCGCTGGCCTGTTATCTGGAGGCGCAGGGCCAGGTGCCTTGGGCGGGCAAAACGGTCTTCAAACCCCATAGCGGTGCTTCGAGCGCGGACGTCAGCGTACATGTGTCATCTCAGGCCCACCCCGAAATCCGGCGCAAGATCCATGAACAGTCGTTGCACATCGATGATTTTCAGGTCGAGGAGTACATTGCAGGCCCGATTCGCCATTTCGACGGCTTGG is part of the Pseudomonas parafulva genome and harbors:
- a CDS encoding ATP-grasp domain-containing protein; the encoded protein is MKTTRPGVLILSHCGFSFLEDLKLELHRRQLRCFVLSSLPLPEHVPARLQQIESWADRLYVGDAHQLRSDEVTQTLQRLHEAGEQVTCCISVWEGYRHLMAQANLSLGTYDIAPEQALALRNKLAVRNQLAAAGLSHVQAHALSAPVLQALQLDGRHYFIKPIHGIASYAAFPMHPDTRWDTLEALREASASDTVYASAFNEGLEFMAEDYIPGKEFSFETLLLDGQVHVVAIHEKYEVTETAETVLEDSCTTPPASLDQAQIAAGLAWLNQVLGCLALKWGCYHIEARFTDEHWDLIEVNPRVGGSLISHSVEAVADGHSMLSLWLDLLFASQDDGPLREAFAHRLDRLGWHADGTTAQTTATFFRVYFAKPGTLRCVELATAAPAPSVTHILLKAGDVIPAHAREVFLGQLLWTFPRTEHPAELKRLSRISADALDIQYETEGF
- a CDS encoding ATP-grasp domain-containing protein, with the protein product MSLQRPVLLVVDYNLSRIGDVQHMRNHARERWNAETWLVRSAPQAHDLRISDRLIDADPLAPDFIQRVLEQLGDDATRVSAGIVFSDNAVASGAALLERLGLPVDDARLALGAFDKLAYRISEQRIGPMLTQLGVMVPDFERIRCLEDVQNFAQRQTRGFVIKPTTEGNNRGVVLVAPGADCDQAFAEVEPYLANGVLAEALIPFDREFSYDGLGELWFITEKVSATGRYPVEVAQILPARLDHQERMAIRVVGEQVNRLVGQRIGPFHNEIKLSEKDCNTAVVEPNRRPAGMKIWTLAQAVHGLDLYAAWIDSVFSAAIPKELPEPTCSAATLMFGVPQDMTVEVAQLGDVHALVVETIACAAQQLGIAQDAVVLLECAWVTRARRLVHATPRDNSDFVAQACVALHDTQADIRDLVSALRERWLQVMARSLAAEPLLKAAC
- a CDS encoding winged helix-turn-helix transcriptional regulator, with amino-acid sequence MAKQEQLARSECPVARTLEAIGDRWVLMIIREAFDDVRRFSDFQKRLGVAKNILTVKLKAMVELGVFEIRPASDGSAYKEYVLTEMGRAAFPIVISMRQWGERFLYGSGECHSIMLDNVTDEPIETIIVRSRAGRQLSPEDCHRRLITREG
- a CDS encoding 2Fe-2S iron-sulfur cluster-binding protein, with product MALHKLTVSSHGVDFELPSNSPLTDIEWEAGGKNVIPLGCRVGACGACLIKVKKGLDALNPRNDEETAFIELLGYSGADYRLACQCLIRGELAIDVIG
- a CDS encoding DUF2789 domain-containing protein, translated to MDKPTHHFSELFKQLGLDDDPVEIERFITTHSPLDDDVKLVDAPFWSEGQRAFLKESYTADADWIPMIDQLNEALHPAKK
- a CDS encoding MFS transporter; protein product: MPYRPDSPVKRAATAEASANGYDTPRSTTLSSSQTFLFAITCAMAVANVYFAQPLLESMASSLAVPASTIGIVVTATQAGYAVGLLFIVPLGDLVNRKKLILCQMLLSALALCAVGLAQAWAVLLGAMVLVGLMAVLVQVVVAYAAALASPEQRGQAVGTVTSGVVLGILLARFVSGAMADLAGWRSVYFVSAVLMAGMALVLWRTLPAPPRASVSGGYFALLRSVLQLFLSERTLRVRGVFALLIFAAFSVLWTSMVLPLSEPDLALSHTQIGLFGLAGVAGALAAARAGRLADRGLGNRTTGIALAVLTLSWLPTAFVHSSLLAMVLGVVMLDFAVQAVHVTNQSLIFAARPDAQSRLVGAYMCFYSLGSGLGAIAATYTYAQAGWVAVCLLGASISAVALIYWLWLNFNDR
- a CDS encoding CBS domain-containing protein; amino-acid sequence: MKNVEQILKSKSEHQTVYTIGPDDSVLDALRLLAEMNIGALPVVEGNEVVGIVSERDYARKLVLKGRSSAATPVRDIMSAPVVTVEPKHNLEYCMNLMTNRHLRHLPVVSNGELLGLLSIGDLVKETIAEQAGLILQLEQYIRGE